Proteins found in one Lycium ferocissimum isolate CSIRO_LF1 chromosome 6, AGI_CSIRO_Lferr_CH_V1, whole genome shotgun sequence genomic segment:
- the LOC132061555 gene encoding glycine-rich RNA-binding protein 8-like — MAQKRIQRLPDRCIMRRWRRDIIRPHLKKLFPGGYPTVTDQLKKYNELKKWFDKVCDVALDSDVKIQDFKNVMKARLAAYLNWNDDMVVLEVDGDGSDDDDSTYIINPREAHPRGRPLINRYRGARSNIFRRGGGQGFSDRTGGDNNGGNRGGKRRGRSTRTSTRGGGVGGGRSSGRNSRSSGSGDVETDQLV; from the coding sequence ATGGCACAAAAGAGGATACAACGCCTCCCTGATAGGTGCATAATGAGAAGGTGGAGAAGAGACATAATTCGTCCCCACCTGAAGAAATTATTTCCTGGAGGTTACCCCACTGTGACTGATCAGCTCAAAAAGTATAATGAGTTGAAGAAATGGTTTGACAAGGTGTGTGATGTGGCATTGGATAGTGACGTGAAAATTCAAGACTTTAAAAATGTAATGAAAGCAAGATTGGCTGCATATTTGAATTGGAATGATGATATGGTTGTCCTAGAAGTTGATGGCGATGGAtcagatgatgatgattcaacatacataataaaCCCAAGAGAGGCTCATCCACGTGGAAGGCCACTAATTAACAGATATAGAGGTGCACGTTCAAACATATTTAGGCGAGGGGGTGGACAAGGGTTTAGCGATAGAACTGGAGGTGATAATAATGGTGGTAATAGGGGAGGTAAAAGGAGAGGTAGGAGTACTCGTACAAGTACAAGAGGTGGAGGTGTAGGGGGTGGTAGAAGTAGTGGTAGGAATAGTAGAAGTAGTGGAAGTGGGGATGTTGAAACAGACCAACTTGTGTAA
- the LOC132061556 gene encoding protein FAR1-RELATED SEQUENCE 8-like, producing MDPNNGNSDNDLRETLNNVLEIQENDSLFSNVGGGEGEDSDGSFIGGPDAYLDSEDEELNLMCLEEEANMPDQLEEDDEDPMPDQHKYEAHVTDEDEDEDREGMDEDTFTHQQLVQGTTEGMIFNTKDSMFAFYREHARLKGFGVLKKSAVKKCSDTINYIVFACDKRGKVKRYKQSKKIKCKAQINDILLHDGSWRVNKLVGDHNHPLDPKLSRFMPSHRDVSNSLKRHLVAHDIVGIRPSKSIRLLEVQAGGPENLRCTPKDCRNYILHQRRLRTLSTDAEAINRFFLEMQIQDREFFYAVHNDNSGRLRNCVWFHTHYRQSILLGCALITSEDAKTYKYVFSTCLRAMNGLPPTAILTDQCESIKVAIREVMPDAIHSGYSTLKQFVEKYEMALRAKYDKELEEQRILHCALSIHENAELVEGVEKYIITDFSIRNDFHGNQFVFLVEYRLGGPYLECNGKNFESTGIV from the exons ATGGACCCAAACAATGGAAATTCGGACAATGATTTAAGGGAAACCTTGAATAATGTTTTAGAGATTCAAGAGAATGACAGTTTGTTCTCTAATGTTGGTGGTGGAGAAGGTGAAGATTCAGACGGGAGTTTTATTGGTGGTCCAGACGCATATTTGGACAGTGAGGATGAAGAGCTCAACTTGATGTGTCTAGAGGAAGAGGCAAATATGCCTGATCAATTGGAGGAAGACGACGAGGATCCTATGCCGGATCAACATAAATATGAGGCTCATGTGacagatgaagatgaagatgaagatagAGAAGGAATGGATGAGGATACATTTACTCATCAACAACTTGTACAAGGTACTACTGAAGGAATGATATTCAATACTAAAGATTCAATGTTTGCATTTTACAGAGAGCACGCCAGATTGAAAGGGTTTGGTGTGTTGAAAAAATCAGCGGTAAAAAAATGTAGTGATACAATTAATTATATTGTGTTTGCTTGTGATAAGAGAGGTAAAGTAAAAAGATATAAACAGAGCAAAAAGATTAAATGTAAAGCTcaaattaatgatattttgctGCATGATGGATCATGGCGTGTTAATAAGCTCGTTGGAGATCATAATCATCCATTGGATCCCAAACTATCACGCTTTATGCCCTCGCATAGGGATGTGAGCAATAGTTTGAAGAGGCATCTAGTAGCTCACGACATTGTAGGCATAAGACCTTCAAAGAGCATAAGACTCTTGGAAGTTCAAGCTGGTGGTCCTGAAAATTTGAGATGTACCCCCAAGGACTGCAGAAATTACATTCTACATCAGAGGAGGTTGAGAACCTTGTCCACTGATGCAGAAGCAATAAACAGGTTTTTTCTTGAGATGCAGATTCAGGATAGGGAGTTTTTCTATGCAGTACACAATGATAATTCTGGCAGGCTCCGTAACTGTGTATGGTTTCATACACATT ACCGCCAGTCCATACTTCTGGGTTGTGCTTTGATTACTAGTGAGGATGCTAAAACTTACAAATATGTGTTCTCTACTTGTCTTAGAGCCATGAATGGTTTACCTCCAACGGCTATCTTGACCGACCAATGCGAGAGCATTAAGGTAGCTATTAGAGAAGTGATGCCAGATGCAATCCACAG TGGTTATAGCACCCTGAAGCAGTTTGTTGAGAAATACGAGATGGCCTTGAGAGCCAAGTATGATAAAGAGCTAGAA GAACAAAGGATTTTGCATTGTGCATTGAGCATTCATGAAAATGCTGAATTAGTGGAGGGGGTGGAGAAGTACATCATTACAGATTTTTCAATTAGGAATGATTTCCATGGGAATCAATTTGTGTTTTTGGTGGAATATAGACTAGGAGGCCCATATTTGGAATGCAATGGCAAAAACTTTGAATCTACTGGCATAGTGTGA